The Parus major isolate Abel chromosome Z, Parus_major1.1, whole genome shotgun sequence genome has a window encoding:
- the ZFYVE16 gene encoding zinc finger FYVE domain-containing protein 16 isoform X2 translates to MDSYFKAAVCDLDKLLDEFEQNTDECECFTTPQNPYDSKLSSVLDCLEHAHPTAELPEDAARCPAPEESSLHAPAGTGDVLSYSPPKDKGVAGPDLLSTVSSGPVNETQALNLGRCSIPVCDLVSDTANLIHPVAAHEGTQQLQPDDFQCSQGPAGCGVSCVPVPLCVTPPGCSASAKQSDGDVVLQDSGHLTTQKINNFALKSESYAAGTVLSLCDDQHRTEPVKSNEVLNRPEQTAALDTECVTVTSQSLKEHSPKDEKACEKLPFEPQDDSACSAATKEVHGGNAIGKVDPNSGTNADSKPSDLPKRHPLYSSNATLPGNGVLPASSCQIGAEVELEKKGTEENRDSEELNSSEILSCVSTSCTSPEDVQTSLSCLSLPVTICGSLVETEEKVNPLPQNAVAEVISDTVTVNAGESKTPLPGRESCENTGWHGQEDLAEINESIAKKSRDGEKYSTENVIDDGDAQQIKAFASAFPDLGAEPYDVSMDTFYDESMSSVMADFTLEENVIKSDILISDAELDDFLYGQSLQSSVLKSSDNDGDLMEADAGGGNLTDLSNLDFTEVNEELRQTKLEEITSTNSNLKASIPNSEVEAAAGISMSHSQGVTESGSGALTSDVCIKGARPKQLPHLSQGAAAQKQLNRINELERENQESGSDTQEAPLDASDTSVNVGNKSDLGESSSEGGNQTSESTESRKTPPALPCKQPLWVPDSEAPNCMKCQAKFTFTKRRHHCRACGKVFCGSCCKRKCKLQYMEKEARVCTGCYDDINKAQAFERMMSPTGPVPNSSVCSEHSSVVPPVEEAQMPGGASSPSPSALLPVSALKQPGLEGLCPREQKRVWFADGILPNGEVADTAKLSSGAKRSQDSSPVTTDLPEMLAATDPEEDELATDVNQKLKEEVGTEERSPAAAVKSSAGSVGQSTRDVPVTASSYRALCGVENRVRREISLLPDGDQLPPLLLALDEKGKDLLVEEHPFHQKVTLLLGEGSPHPLTFILNANLLVNVKLITYSSDKCWCFSTNGLHGLGQAEIVILLQRLPDEDVFPSEIFKLFLDIYKDGMKGRFIKNMENITFTENFLSNKEHGGFLFVSPTFQKLDDQILPDNPFLCGILIHKLEIPWAKVFPIRLMLRLGAEYAAYPTPVVSVRHRKPLFGEIGRTIMNLLVDLRNYQYTLHTIDNLFVHVEMGRSCIKIPLRKYNEVMKVISSSNEHVISIGASFNTEADSHLVCVQNKQGHYHTQAISATGQPRKVTGASFVVFNGALKTSSGFLAKSSIVEDGLMVQITRETMESLRQALRDKKDFKITCGETDGGDVKEYVDICWVDNEEETNKGIISPVDGKSMEGTHSEKAPQYRDFKREGKVMKCTEVYYFVKDHELSSAVPQLFAKEIAIACSTALCPHLKTLKNNGMNKIGLRVSIDSDTVEYLAGSGGHLLPQSYLNDLDSALIPVIHSGMSDPAALPLKMELVFFIIEHLF, encoded by the exons ATGGACAGTTACTTTAAAGCTGCAGTCTGTGACTTGGACAAACTGCTTGATGAATTTGAGCAGAATACAG ATGAATGTGAGTGCTTCACAACACCTCAAAATCCATATGACTCAAAGCTCTCTTCAGTCCTGGATTGCTTAGAGCATGCacaccccacagcagagctgccagaggaTGCTGCCAGATGTCCTGCCCCAGAGGAGAGCTCTCTCCATGCCCCTGCAGGCACAGGTGATGTGCTCAGTTACTCACCACCCAAAGACAAGGGTGTTGCTGGACCTGACCTTTTGTCCACTGTGAGCAGTGGTCCCGTAAATGAAACTCAGGCTTTGAACCTGGGCAGGTGCAGCATACCTGTGTGTGATCTTGTCAGTGACACAGCGAATTTAATCCACCCAGTGGCTGCTCACGAAGGgactcagcagctgcagccggATGACTTCCAGTGCAGCCAGGGGCCCGCTGGCTGTGGCGTGTCTTGTGTCCCTGTTCCTCTGTGTGTGACACCAcctggctgcagtgccagcGCAAAGCAGAGTGATGGGGACGTGGTGTTACAAGATTCAGGGCATCTtacaacacagaaaatcaaTAATTTCGCTTTAAAATCGGAGAGTTATGCAGCAGGAACAGTCCTGAGTCTGTGTGATGATCAACATAGGACAGAACCTGTCAAGAGCAATGAAGTACTCAACCGCCCCGAGCAAACTGCAGCCCTGGATACTGAATGTGTCACTGTAACATCCCAGAGCTTGAAAGAACACAGTCCCAAAGATGAGAAAGCCTGTGAAAAACTGCCTTTTGAACCACAAGATGACAGTGCATGCTCTGCAGCAACCAAGGAAGTGCATGGAGGAAATGCCATAGGAAAGGTAGACCCAAACAGTGGAACTAATGCTGATTCCAAGCCTTCAGATCTGCCAAAGAGGCATCCATTGTACAGCAGCAATGCAACATTACCTGGAAATGGTGTCTTACCAGCTTCCTCGTGTCAAATAGGAGCTGAAGTAGaattggaaaagaaaggcaCAGAAGAGAATAGAGATAGTGAAGAACTTAACAGCAGTGAGATATTAAGCTGTGTTTCCACTTCGTGTACGTCACCTGAGGATGTCCAGACATCTCTGTCTTGTCTTTCCCTTCCTGTGACCATATGTGGGTCATTAgttgaaacagaagaaaaggttAATCCTCTACCTCAAAACGCAGTGGCAGAGGTTATTAGTGATACTGTAACTGTTAATGCTGGAGAGTCTAAAACTCCTCTTCCTGGCAGGGAGTCCTGTGAAAATACTGGCTGGCATGGCCAGGAAGATTTAGCTGAAATCAATGAAAGTATTGCAAAAAAAAGTAGGGATGGAGAGAAGTACAGTACTGAGAATGTCATTGATGATGGTGATGCTCAGCAAATCAAAgcttttgcttctgcttttcctgaccTTGGAGCTGAGCCGTATGATGTCAGTATGGACACTTTTTATGACGAAAGCATGAGCTCTGTTATGGCTGACTTTACTCTTGAGGAGAATGTTATTAAAAGTGATATTCTAATAAGTGACGCTGAGCTTGATGATTTCTTGTATGGACAAAGTCTGCAGTCCAGTGTGTTGAAGTCTTCAGACAATGATGGTGACTTGATGGAAGCTGATGCAGGTGGAGGGAATTTAACAGATCTGAGCAACCTGGATTTCACAGAGGTCAATGAAGAACTTAGGCAAACAAAACTGGAGGAGATAACGAGCACTAATAGTAACCTTAAAGCATCTATTCCCAACAGTGAAgtggaagctgcagcaggaatcaGCATGTCTCACAGTCAGGGAGTGACTGAGAGTGGCAGTGGAGCTCTGACTTCTGATGTTTGTATTAAAGGTGCAAGACCAAAGCAGTTGCCTCACCTttcccaaggagctgctgctcagaaacaACTGAACAGAATAAATGAacttgaaagagaaaaccagGAATCTGGTTCTGATACCCAGGAAGCTCCCCTTGATGCCTCAGACACCAGTGTAAATGTTGGTAATAAATCTGACCTtggggaaagcagctctgaaggagGAAATCAAACATCTGAAAGCACTGAATCACGtaaaacacctccagctctgccgTGTAAACAGCCCTTGTGGGTCCCGGACTCAGAGGCACCCAACTGCATGAAATGCCAGGCCAAGTTCACCTTCACAAAGAGACGGCACCACTGCCGAGCCTGTGGGAAG GTTTTTTGTGGTAGCTGTTGCAAACGAAAATGCAAACTGCAGTACATGGAGAAGGAGGCAAGAGTCTGCACTGGCTGTTATGATGATATTAATAAAG CACAGGCATTTGAAAGGATGATGAGTCCAACTGGTCCTGTCCCCAATTCCAGTGTCTGCTCTGAACATTCGTCTGTTGTTCCACCTGTAGAGGAGGCCCAGATGCCTGGTGGTGCCAGCTCTCCTTCACCATCTGCACTGTTGCCTGTCTCAGCACTTAAACAACCTGGTCTTGAAG GGCTCTGTCCCAGAGAGCAGAAGAGGGTTTGGTTTGCAGATGGTATTTTGCCAAACGGGGAAGTGGCAGACACAGCAAAGCTGTCCTCAGGAGCAAAGAGGTCGCAGGACTCCAGCCCAGTGACCACGGACCTGCCAGAGATGCTCGCG gCTACAGACCCAGAGGAAGATGAGTTGGCAACTGATGTAAATCAAAAACTGAAGGAAGAAGTAG GGACTGAGGAGCgttcccctgcagcagctgtgaagaGCAGTGCGGGTTCAGTGGGTCAGAGCACACGGGATGTGCCTGTCACTGCTTCAAGTTACAGAGCTCTGTGTGGGGTAGAAAACCGGGTGCGACGGGAGATCAGCCTTCTTCCTGATGGTGATCAGCTGCCACCGCTTCTGCTGGCACTGgatgaaaaagggaaag ATCTTCTGGTGGAGGAACATCCATTTCACCAAAAGGTCACCCTGCTGCTTGGGGAAGGAAGTCCTCATCCATTGACTTTTATTCTAAATGCAAACTTGCTTGTCAATGTGAAGCTAATAACAT ATTCCTCAGATAAGTGCTGGTGCTTCTCAACAAATGGACTGCATGGTTTGGGTCAGGCAGAAATTGTCATTCTGTTGCAGCGCTTGCCAGATGAAGATGTTTTCCCTAGtgaaatattcaaattatttcttgaCATCTATAAAGATGGAATGAAAG GAAGGTTcataaaaaatatggaaaacattACTTTTACAGAAAACTTTCTCAGCAACAAAGAGCATGGAGGATTCCTGTTTGTTTCACCAACTTTTCAGAAACTTGATGATCAGATTCTACCAGATAACCCTTTTCTTTGTGGCATTCTTATCCATAAGCTGGAAATACCCTGGGCAAAAGTGTTTCCAATCCGTTTGATGTTGAGGTTGGGAGCAGAATATGCGG CCTATCCAACTCCTGTGGTAAGTGTCAGGCACCGGAAGCCACTCTTCGGAGAAATTGGACGCACAATTATGAATCTACTTGTT GACCTTAGAAATTACCAGTATACTCTGCATACCATAGACAACCTGTTTGTTCATGTGGAAATGGGAAGAAGCTGTATTAAAATACCTCTAAGGAAGTATAATGAG GTGATGAAGGTGATCAGTTCCTCTAATGAACATGTAATTAGCATTGGAGCCAGTTTCAATACTGAAGCAGACTCTCACTTGGTGTGTGTGCAGAACAAGCAGGGCCACTATCACACACAGGCCATCAGTGCCACGGGACAGCCCAGGAAAG TTACAGGTGCAAGTTTTGTAGTGTTTAATGGAGCCTTAAAAACATCTTCAGGATTTTTAGCTAAATCCAGCATAGTTGAAG ATGGGCTAATGGTACAAATAACACGAGAAACAATGGAAAGCCTTCGTCAGGCATTAAGAGACAAAAAGGACTTCAAAATAACCTGTGGAGAAACGGATGGAGGGGACGTGAAAGAATATGTAGATATTTGCTGGGTAGACAATgaagaggaaacaaacaaaGG AATTATAAGCCCAGTTGATGGAAAATCAATGGAAGGAACTCACAGTGAAAAAGCACCACAATACAGAGACTtcaaaagagagggaaaagttATGAAGTGCACTGAA GTTTACTATTTTGTAAAGGATCATGAACTCTCCAGTGCTGTTCCCCAGCTGTTTGCAAAAGAGATTGCCAttgcctgcagcactgctctttGCCCTCACCTtaaaaccttgaaaaataaCGGGATGAATAAGATAGGACTCAGAGTTTCCATTGACTCAGACACG GTTGAATACTTAGCAGGATCTGGTGGGCACCTCCTTCCACAGAGCTACCTGAATGACTTGGACAGTGCTCTGATTCCTGTGATTCACAGTGGAATGTCAGATCCTGCAGCTCTACCACTGAAAATGGAAttggtatttttcattataGAACACCTGTTTTGA
- the ZFYVE16 gene encoding zinc finger FYVE domain-containing protein 16 isoform X1 encodes MDSYFKAAVCDLDKLLDEFEQNTDECECFTTPQNPYDSKLSSVLDCLEHAHPTAELPEDAARCPAPEESSLHAPAGTGDVLSYSPPKDKGVAGPDLLSTVSSGPVNETQALNLGRCSIPVCDLVSDTANLIHPVAAHEGTQQLQPDDFQCSQGPAGCGVSCVPVPLCVTPPGCSASAKQSDGDVVLQDSGHLTTQKINNFALKSESYAAGTVLSLCDDQHRTEPVKSNEVLNRPEQTAALDTECVTVTSQSLKEHSPKDEKACEKLPFEPQDDSACSAATKEVHGGNAIGKVDPNSGTNADSKPSDLPKRHPLYSSNATLPGNGVLPASSCQIGAEVELEKKGTEENRDSEELNSSEILSCVSTSCTSPEDVQTSLSCLSLPVTICGSLVETEEKVNPLPQNAVAEVISDTVTVNAGESKTPLPGRESCENTGWHGQEDLAEINESIAKKSRDGEKYSTENVIDDGDAQQIKAFASAFPDLGAEPYDVSMDTFYDESMSSVMADFTLEENVIKSDILISDAELDDFLYGQSLQSSVLKSSDNDGDLMEADAGGGNLTDLSNLDFTEVNEELRQTKLEEITSTNSNLKASIPNSEVEAAAGISMSHSQGVTESGSGALTSDVCIKGARPKQLPHLSQGAAAQKQLNRINELERENQESGSDTQEAPLDASDTSVNVGNKSDLGESSSEGGNQTSESTESRKTPPALPCKQPLWVPDSEAPNCMKCQAKFTFTKRRHHCRACGKVFCGSCCKRKCKLQYMEKEARVCTGCYDDINKAQAFERMMSPTGPVPNSSVCSEHSSVVPPVEEAQMPGGASSPSPSALLPVSALKQPGLEGLCPREQKRVWFADGILPNGEVADTAKLSSGAKRSQDSSPVTTDLPEMLAATDPEEDELATDVNQKLKEEVGKITRMEELHPSVPSDGAQQASPGQREVAPSYQSVTLGTEERSPAAAVKSSAGSVGQSTRDVPVTASSYRALCGVENRVRREISLLPDGDQLPPLLLALDEKGKDLLVEEHPFHQKVTLLLGEGSPHPLTFILNANLLVNVKLITYSSDKCWCFSTNGLHGLGQAEIVILLQRLPDEDVFPSEIFKLFLDIYKDGMKGRFIKNMENITFTENFLSNKEHGGFLFVSPTFQKLDDQILPDNPFLCGILIHKLEIPWAKVFPIRLMLRLGAEYAAYPTPVVSVRHRKPLFGEIGRTIMNLLVDLRNYQYTLHTIDNLFVHVEMGRSCIKIPLRKYNEVMKVISSSNEHVISIGASFNTEADSHLVCVQNKQGHYHTQAISATGQPRKVTGASFVVFNGALKTSSGFLAKSSIVEDGLMVQITRETMESLRQALRDKKDFKITCGETDGGDVKEYVDICWVDNEEETNKGIISPVDGKSMEGTHSEKAPQYRDFKREGKVMKCTEVYYFVKDHELSSAVPQLFAKEIAIACSTALCPHLKTLKNNGMNKIGLRVSIDSDTVEYLAGSGGHLLPQSYLNDLDSALIPVIHSGMSDPAALPLKMELVFFIIEHLF; translated from the exons ATGGACAGTTACTTTAAAGCTGCAGTCTGTGACTTGGACAAACTGCTTGATGAATTTGAGCAGAATACAG ATGAATGTGAGTGCTTCACAACACCTCAAAATCCATATGACTCAAAGCTCTCTTCAGTCCTGGATTGCTTAGAGCATGCacaccccacagcagagctgccagaggaTGCTGCCAGATGTCCTGCCCCAGAGGAGAGCTCTCTCCATGCCCCTGCAGGCACAGGTGATGTGCTCAGTTACTCACCACCCAAAGACAAGGGTGTTGCTGGACCTGACCTTTTGTCCACTGTGAGCAGTGGTCCCGTAAATGAAACTCAGGCTTTGAACCTGGGCAGGTGCAGCATACCTGTGTGTGATCTTGTCAGTGACACAGCGAATTTAATCCACCCAGTGGCTGCTCACGAAGGgactcagcagctgcagccggATGACTTCCAGTGCAGCCAGGGGCCCGCTGGCTGTGGCGTGTCTTGTGTCCCTGTTCCTCTGTGTGTGACACCAcctggctgcagtgccagcGCAAAGCAGAGTGATGGGGACGTGGTGTTACAAGATTCAGGGCATCTtacaacacagaaaatcaaTAATTTCGCTTTAAAATCGGAGAGTTATGCAGCAGGAACAGTCCTGAGTCTGTGTGATGATCAACATAGGACAGAACCTGTCAAGAGCAATGAAGTACTCAACCGCCCCGAGCAAACTGCAGCCCTGGATACTGAATGTGTCACTGTAACATCCCAGAGCTTGAAAGAACACAGTCCCAAAGATGAGAAAGCCTGTGAAAAACTGCCTTTTGAACCACAAGATGACAGTGCATGCTCTGCAGCAACCAAGGAAGTGCATGGAGGAAATGCCATAGGAAAGGTAGACCCAAACAGTGGAACTAATGCTGATTCCAAGCCTTCAGATCTGCCAAAGAGGCATCCATTGTACAGCAGCAATGCAACATTACCTGGAAATGGTGTCTTACCAGCTTCCTCGTGTCAAATAGGAGCTGAAGTAGaattggaaaagaaaggcaCAGAAGAGAATAGAGATAGTGAAGAACTTAACAGCAGTGAGATATTAAGCTGTGTTTCCACTTCGTGTACGTCACCTGAGGATGTCCAGACATCTCTGTCTTGTCTTTCCCTTCCTGTGACCATATGTGGGTCATTAgttgaaacagaagaaaaggttAATCCTCTACCTCAAAACGCAGTGGCAGAGGTTATTAGTGATACTGTAACTGTTAATGCTGGAGAGTCTAAAACTCCTCTTCCTGGCAGGGAGTCCTGTGAAAATACTGGCTGGCATGGCCAGGAAGATTTAGCTGAAATCAATGAAAGTATTGCAAAAAAAAGTAGGGATGGAGAGAAGTACAGTACTGAGAATGTCATTGATGATGGTGATGCTCAGCAAATCAAAgcttttgcttctgcttttcctgaccTTGGAGCTGAGCCGTATGATGTCAGTATGGACACTTTTTATGACGAAAGCATGAGCTCTGTTATGGCTGACTTTACTCTTGAGGAGAATGTTATTAAAAGTGATATTCTAATAAGTGACGCTGAGCTTGATGATTTCTTGTATGGACAAAGTCTGCAGTCCAGTGTGTTGAAGTCTTCAGACAATGATGGTGACTTGATGGAAGCTGATGCAGGTGGAGGGAATTTAACAGATCTGAGCAACCTGGATTTCACAGAGGTCAATGAAGAACTTAGGCAAACAAAACTGGAGGAGATAACGAGCACTAATAGTAACCTTAAAGCATCTATTCCCAACAGTGAAgtggaagctgcagcaggaatcaGCATGTCTCACAGTCAGGGAGTGACTGAGAGTGGCAGTGGAGCTCTGACTTCTGATGTTTGTATTAAAGGTGCAAGACCAAAGCAGTTGCCTCACCTttcccaaggagctgctgctcagaaacaACTGAACAGAATAAATGAacttgaaagagaaaaccagGAATCTGGTTCTGATACCCAGGAAGCTCCCCTTGATGCCTCAGACACCAGTGTAAATGTTGGTAATAAATCTGACCTtggggaaagcagctctgaaggagGAAATCAAACATCTGAAAGCACTGAATCACGtaaaacacctccagctctgccgTGTAAACAGCCCTTGTGGGTCCCGGACTCAGAGGCACCCAACTGCATGAAATGCCAGGCCAAGTTCACCTTCACAAAGAGACGGCACCACTGCCGAGCCTGTGGGAAG GTTTTTTGTGGTAGCTGTTGCAAACGAAAATGCAAACTGCAGTACATGGAGAAGGAGGCAAGAGTCTGCACTGGCTGTTATGATGATATTAATAAAG CACAGGCATTTGAAAGGATGATGAGTCCAACTGGTCCTGTCCCCAATTCCAGTGTCTGCTCTGAACATTCGTCTGTTGTTCCACCTGTAGAGGAGGCCCAGATGCCTGGTGGTGCCAGCTCTCCTTCACCATCTGCACTGTTGCCTGTCTCAGCACTTAAACAACCTGGTCTTGAAG GGCTCTGTCCCAGAGAGCAGAAGAGGGTTTGGTTTGCAGATGGTATTTTGCCAAACGGGGAAGTGGCAGACACAGCAAAGCTGTCCTCAGGAGCAAAGAGGTCGCAGGACTCCAGCCCAGTGACCACGGACCTGCCAGAGATGCTCGCG gCTACAGACCCAGAGGAAGATGAGTTGGCAACTGATGTAAATCAAAAACTGAAGGAAGAAGTAGGTAAGATTACAAGAATGGAGGAATTGCATCCTTCTGTCCCTTCAGATGGTGCACAGCAGGCCAGTCCAGGCCAGAGAGAGGTGGCACCTAGTTACCAGTCTGTCACTCTAGGGACTGAGGAGCgttcccctgcagcagctgtgaagaGCAGTGCGGGTTCAGTGGGTCAGAGCACACGGGATGTGCCTGTCACTGCTTCAAGTTACAGAGCTCTGTGTGGGGTAGAAAACCGGGTGCGACGGGAGATCAGCCTTCTTCCTGATGGTGATCAGCTGCCACCGCTTCTGCTGGCACTGgatgaaaaagggaaag ATCTTCTGGTGGAGGAACATCCATTTCACCAAAAGGTCACCCTGCTGCTTGGGGAAGGAAGTCCTCATCCATTGACTTTTATTCTAAATGCAAACTTGCTTGTCAATGTGAAGCTAATAACAT ATTCCTCAGATAAGTGCTGGTGCTTCTCAACAAATGGACTGCATGGTTTGGGTCAGGCAGAAATTGTCATTCTGTTGCAGCGCTTGCCAGATGAAGATGTTTTCCCTAGtgaaatattcaaattatttcttgaCATCTATAAAGATGGAATGAAAG GAAGGTTcataaaaaatatggaaaacattACTTTTACAGAAAACTTTCTCAGCAACAAAGAGCATGGAGGATTCCTGTTTGTTTCACCAACTTTTCAGAAACTTGATGATCAGATTCTACCAGATAACCCTTTTCTTTGTGGCATTCTTATCCATAAGCTGGAAATACCCTGGGCAAAAGTGTTTCCAATCCGTTTGATGTTGAGGTTGGGAGCAGAATATGCGG CCTATCCAACTCCTGTGGTAAGTGTCAGGCACCGGAAGCCACTCTTCGGAGAAATTGGACGCACAATTATGAATCTACTTGTT GACCTTAGAAATTACCAGTATACTCTGCATACCATAGACAACCTGTTTGTTCATGTGGAAATGGGAAGAAGCTGTATTAAAATACCTCTAAGGAAGTATAATGAG GTGATGAAGGTGATCAGTTCCTCTAATGAACATGTAATTAGCATTGGAGCCAGTTTCAATACTGAAGCAGACTCTCACTTGGTGTGTGTGCAGAACAAGCAGGGCCACTATCACACACAGGCCATCAGTGCCACGGGACAGCCCAGGAAAG TTACAGGTGCAAGTTTTGTAGTGTTTAATGGAGCCTTAAAAACATCTTCAGGATTTTTAGCTAAATCCAGCATAGTTGAAG ATGGGCTAATGGTACAAATAACACGAGAAACAATGGAAAGCCTTCGTCAGGCATTAAGAGACAAAAAGGACTTCAAAATAACCTGTGGAGAAACGGATGGAGGGGACGTGAAAGAATATGTAGATATTTGCTGGGTAGACAATgaagaggaaacaaacaaaGG AATTATAAGCCCAGTTGATGGAAAATCAATGGAAGGAACTCACAGTGAAAAAGCACCACAATACAGAGACTtcaaaagagagggaaaagttATGAAGTGCACTGAA GTTTACTATTTTGTAAAGGATCATGAACTCTCCAGTGCTGTTCCCCAGCTGTTTGCAAAAGAGATTGCCAttgcctgcagcactgctctttGCCCTCACCTtaaaaccttgaaaaataaCGGGATGAATAAGATAGGACTCAGAGTTTCCATTGACTCAGACACG GTTGAATACTTAGCAGGATCTGGTGGGCACCTCCTTCCACAGAGCTACCTGAATGACTTGGACAGTGCTCTGATTCCTGTGATTCACAGTGGAATGTCAGATCCTGCAGCTCTACCACTGAAAATGGAAttggtatttttcattataGAACACCTGTTTTGA
- the ZFYVE16 gene encoding zinc finger FYVE domain-containing protein 16 isoform X5 produces MMILIKAFERMMSPTGPVPNSSVCSEHSSVVPPVEEAQMPGGASSPSPSALLPVSALKQPGLEGLCPREQKRVWFADGILPNGEVADTAKLSSGAKRSQDSSPVTTDLPEMLAATDPEEDELATDVNQKLKEEVGTEERSPAAAVKSSAGSVGQSTRDVPVTASSYRALCGVENRVRREISLLPDGDQLPPLLLALDEKGKDLLVEEHPFHQKVTLLLGEGSPHPLTFILNANLLVNVKLITYSSDKCWCFSTNGLHGLGQAEIVILLQRLPDEDVFPSEIFKLFLDIYKDGMKGRFIKNMENITFTENFLSNKEHGGFLFVSPTFQKLDDQILPDNPFLCGILIHKLEIPWAKVFPIRLMLRLGAEYAAYPTPVVSVRHRKPLFGEIGRTIMNLLVDLRNYQYTLHTIDNLFVHVEMGRSCIKIPLRKYNEVMKVISSSNEHVISIGASFNTEADSHLVCVQNKQGHYHTQAISATGQPRKVTGASFVVFNGALKTSSGFLAKSSIVEDGLMVQITRETMESLRQALRDKKDFKITCGETDGGDVKEYVDICWVDNEEETNKGIISPVDGKSMEGTHSEKAPQYRDFKREGKVMKCTEVYYFVKDHELSSAVPQLFAKEIAIACSTALCPHLKTLKNNGMNKIGLRVSIDSDTVEYLAGSGGHLLPQSYLNDLDSALIPVIHSGMSDPAALPLKMELVFFIIEHLF; encoded by the exons ATGATGATATTAATAAAG GCATTTGAAAGGATGATGAGTCCAACTGGTCCTGTCCCCAATTCCAGTGTCTGCTCTGAACATTCGTCTGTTGTTCCACCTGTAGAGGAGGCCCAGATGCCTGGTGGTGCCAGCTCTCCTTCACCATCTGCACTGTTGCCTGTCTCAGCACTTAAACAACCTGGTCTTGAAG GGCTCTGTCCCAGAGAGCAGAAGAGGGTTTGGTTTGCAGATGGTATTTTGCCAAACGGGGAAGTGGCAGACACAGCAAAGCTGTCCTCAGGAGCAAAGAGGTCGCAGGACTCCAGCCCAGTGACCACGGACCTGCCAGAGATGCTCGCG gCTACAGACCCAGAGGAAGATGAGTTGGCAACTGATGTAAATCAAAAACTGAAGGAAGAAGTAG GGACTGAGGAGCgttcccctgcagcagctgtgaagaGCAGTGCGGGTTCAGTGGGTCAGAGCACACGGGATGTGCCTGTCACTGCTTCAAGTTACAGAGCTCTGTGTGGGGTAGAAAACCGGGTGCGACGGGAGATCAGCCTTCTTCCTGATGGTGATCAGCTGCCACCGCTTCTGCTGGCACTGgatgaaaaagggaaag ATCTTCTGGTGGAGGAACATCCATTTCACCAAAAGGTCACCCTGCTGCTTGGGGAAGGAAGTCCTCATCCATTGACTTTTATTCTAAATGCAAACTTGCTTGTCAATGTGAAGCTAATAACAT ATTCCTCAGATAAGTGCTGGTGCTTCTCAACAAATGGACTGCATGGTTTGGGTCAGGCAGAAATTGTCATTCTGTTGCAGCGCTTGCCAGATGAAGATGTTTTCCCTAGtgaaatattcaaattatttcttgaCATCTATAAAGATGGAATGAAAG GAAGGTTcataaaaaatatggaaaacattACTTTTACAGAAAACTTTCTCAGCAACAAAGAGCATGGAGGATTCCTGTTTGTTTCACCAACTTTTCAGAAACTTGATGATCAGATTCTACCAGATAACCCTTTTCTTTGTGGCATTCTTATCCATAAGCTGGAAATACCCTGGGCAAAAGTGTTTCCAATCCGTTTGATGTTGAGGTTGGGAGCAGAATATGCGG CCTATCCAACTCCTGTGGTAAGTGTCAGGCACCGGAAGCCACTCTTCGGAGAAATTGGACGCACAATTATGAATCTACTTGTT GACCTTAGAAATTACCAGTATACTCTGCATACCATAGACAACCTGTTTGTTCATGTGGAAATGGGAAGAAGCTGTATTAAAATACCTCTAAGGAAGTATAATGAG GTGATGAAGGTGATCAGTTCCTCTAATGAACATGTAATTAGCATTGGAGCCAGTTTCAATACTGAAGCAGACTCTCACTTGGTGTGTGTGCAGAACAAGCAGGGCCACTATCACACACAGGCCATCAGTGCCACGGGACAGCCCAGGAAAG TTACAGGTGCAAGTTTTGTAGTGTTTAATGGAGCCTTAAAAACATCTTCAGGATTTTTAGCTAAATCCAGCATAGTTGAAG ATGGGCTAATGGTACAAATAACACGAGAAACAATGGAAAGCCTTCGTCAGGCATTAAGAGACAAAAAGGACTTCAAAATAACCTGTGGAGAAACGGATGGAGGGGACGTGAAAGAATATGTAGATATTTGCTGGGTAGACAATgaagaggaaacaaacaaaGG AATTATAAGCCCAGTTGATGGAAAATCAATGGAAGGAACTCACAGTGAAAAAGCACCACAATACAGAGACTtcaaaagagagggaaaagttATGAAGTGCACTGAA GTTTACTATTTTGTAAAGGATCATGAACTCTCCAGTGCTGTTCCCCAGCTGTTTGCAAAAGAGATTGCCAttgcctgcagcactgctctttGCCCTCACCTtaaaaccttgaaaaataaCGGGATGAATAAGATAGGACTCAGAGTTTCCATTGACTCAGACACG GTTGAATACTTAGCAGGATCTGGTGGGCACCTCCTTCCACAGAGCTACCTGAATGACTTGGACAGTGCTCTGATTCCTGTGATTCACAGTGGAATGTCAGATCCTGCAGCTCTACCACTGAAAATGGAAttggtatttttcattataGAACACCTGTTTTGA